One genomic window of Clostridium taeniosporum includes the following:
- the flhA gene encoding flagellar biosynthesis protein FlhA produces MGLENKRLDIKNNLDVFVAAAVICIVLMMIIPLPKALLDVMLAFNITLSVVIIIITMFTTNVLQLSIFPTLLLITTLFRLGLNISSTRLILSEGDAGKIIQAFGNFVIGGNYVVGIIIFLIIIIIQFMVITAGAGRVSEVSARFTLDAMPGKQMSIDADLNSGLIDETMAKQRRQDLQSEADFYGSMDGASKFVKGDAIAGIIITVINIIAGIIIGVMQKDLTVGEAALKYVQLTVGDGLVSQVPALLISTASGILVTRSGNNENFGKSLSKQLTGFPIATSIASAAMLFLAVVPNMPKVPFLIASVSMAVLSYMLYKEESKQLQQEIVSEEEEIIEAERKEPENVMNLISVEPMEVEIGYGLIPLADESTGGDLLQRIASVRRQCAIEMGIVVQPIRIRDNLQLKTNEYVIKIRGTTIASSELMPSMLLCMDPTGDGLEIPGIKTLEPTFKLPAVWINKDQREEAEIKGFTVVDPTTVMVTHLTETIKSHSYELLGRQEVKLIIDNLRDKYSAVIEELIPDLLTIGELQKVLQNLLREKVPIKDMVTIMESLADNSRNTRDIEVLTEYVRFALSRTICNQIINEDRAITVVTLDPSVEGTVGSSIQKTMQGSFPTVDPDTTTRLLGSIKNILETTYFNNNQPVILVSPNIRAVFRKLIEMVFPHVMVISLNEVPNDIEINSGGVVTI; encoded by the coding sequence TTGGGACTTGAAAATAAAAGACTCGATATAAAAAATAACTTAGATGTATTTGTAGCAGCTGCTGTTATATGTATAGTACTTATGATGATAATACCATTACCAAAAGCATTATTAGATGTAATGTTAGCATTTAATATAACATTATCTGTTGTTATTATAATCATAACAATGTTTACTACAAATGTATTACAACTTTCTATATTTCCAACATTATTATTAATTACTACATTATTTAGATTAGGTCTTAATATATCGTCAACTAGACTTATATTAAGTGAAGGTGATGCAGGAAAGATAATTCAAGCATTTGGTAACTTTGTTATTGGGGGAAATTATGTAGTTGGTATAATTATATTCTTAATTATAATTATTATACAATTTATGGTTATTACAGCTGGTGCAGGTAGAGTTTCAGAAGTATCAGCTAGATTTACACTTGATGCAATGCCAGGAAAACAAATGAGTATAGATGCTGATTTGAATTCAGGTCTTATAGATGAAACAATGGCTAAACAAAGAAGACAAGATTTACAATCTGAAGCAGATTTTTATGGTTCTATGGATGGTGCTTCTAAATTCGTAAAAGGTGATGCTATAGCAGGTATAATAATTACTGTAATAAATATAATAGCAGGTATAATAATTGGAGTTATGCAAAAAGATTTAACTGTTGGAGAAGCAGCACTTAAATATGTTCAACTTACCGTAGGTGATGGTCTTGTAAGTCAGGTACCAGCATTATTAATATCAACTGCATCAGGTATTTTGGTTACGCGTTCAGGAAATAATGAAAACTTTGGTAAGTCATTATCAAAGCAATTAACAGGATTTCCTATTGCAACATCTATTGCAAGTGCAGCAATGTTATTTTTAGCAGTAGTTCCTAATATGCCTAAAGTTCCATTCTTAATTGCATCAGTTTCAATGGCAGTACTTTCTTATATGCTTTACAAAGAAGAAAGTAAGCAATTACAACAAGAAATTGTTTCAGAAGAAGAAGAGATTATTGAAGCAGAACGTAAAGAACCTGAAAATGTAATGAATTTAATTTCAGTAGAACCTATGGAAGTTGAAATTGGTTATGGATTAATTCCACTTGCAGATGAAAGTACAGGGGGAGATTTGCTTCAAAGAATTGCTTCTGTTAGAAGACAATGTGCAATTGAAATGGGAATCGTGGTACAGCCTATAAGAATTAGAGATAATCTACAATTAAAAACAAATGAATATGTAATAAAAATAAGAGGAACAACAATTGCCTCATCTGAGCTTATGCCGAGTATGTTACTTTGCATGGATCCAACAGGAGATGGATTAGAAATACCAGGTATAAAGACTTTAGAACCAACTTTTAAGTTACCAGCTGTATGGATTAATAAAGATCAAAGAGAAGAAGCTGAAATAAAGGGATTTACAGTAGTAGATCCAACTACTGTTATGGTAACTCATTTAACAGAGACTATAAAATCTCATTCTTATGAATTACTTGGACGACAAGAGGTTAAACTTATTATTGATAACTTAAGAGATAAATATAGTGCTGTTATAGAAGAACTTATACCAGATTTATTAACAATAGGTGAACTTCAAAAAGTATTACAAAATCTTCTAAGAGAAAAAGTTCCTATAAAAGATATGGTAACCATAATGGAATCTTTAGCTGATAATTCAAGAAACACAAGAGATATTGAAGTACTTACTGAATATGTTAGATTTGCTTTATCAAGAACAATTTGTAATCAGATAATAAATGAAGATAGAGCAATTACAGTAGTAACATTAGATCCTAGTGTAGAAGGAACAGTTGGATCAAGCATTCAAAAAACAATGCAAGGATCTTTCCCAACGGTAGATCCAGATACAACAACTAGATTACTTGGAAGTATAAAAAATATACTAGAAACAACTTATTTTAATAATAATCAACCAGTTATATTAGTATCTCCTAATATAAGAGCAGTGTTTAGAAAATTAATAGAAATGGTATTTCCACATGTTATGGTAATTTCATTAAATGAAGTACCAAATGATATAGAAATTAATAGTGGAGGAGTTGTAACTATTTAA
- the flhF gene encoding flagellar biosynthesis protein FlhF, producing MIIKRYLVSNMNEALTRIRYELGKDAIIISQRKVRKPGFKGFFSGKLIEVTAAVENSNNSNKGNDKKNEKNEKIEDSLGNIKKLLESSDKNNIIEKDINKAFTSSKLENDLNLERDLKKDKSKDLTSKSNEDSVYKEVTEMKELLNRVVENTSKEEDWQISAIKKKLTEIDVDEEFHEEILNKVNSIDEENESNHEQLLRNFFEGKGEVESDSDSYKYELLRNIFEGTFLECSKDISGKVALVGPTGVGKTTTIAKLAGKLSLIDKKNVGLITVDTYRIGAIEQLKTYAEIMNIPFEVVITIKEMEEAIESMKDCDVILIDTTGRSSKNTMQISELRAFIEKANPDYISMVISATTKNKDIVSILNGYSELNYDNVIITKLDETTVYGSLYNIIKRSNKPIKYITTGQNVPNDIIAPTKKEMARFILGEETLC from the coding sequence ATGATTATAAAAAGATATCTTGTGAGCAATATGAATGAAGCATTAACTAGAATTAGATATGAATTAGGAAAAGATGCTATCATAATAAGCCAAAGAAAAGTAAGAAAACCAGGTTTTAAGGGTTTTTTTTCAGGAAAATTAATAGAAGTTACAGCTGCTGTTGAAAATTCAAACAATAGTAATAAAGGAAATGACAAAAAAAATGAAAAAAATGAAAAAATAGAAGATTCATTAGGTAATATAAAAAAATTATTAGAGTCTTCTGATAAAAATAACATAATAGAAAAAGATATAAACAAAGCTTTTACTTCTTCTAAGTTGGAAAATGATTTAAATTTAGAACGTGATTTAAAAAAAGATAAAAGCAAAGATTTAACGTCAAAATCAAATGAAGATTCTGTCTATAAAGAAGTTACTGAAATGAAGGAACTTTTAAATAGAGTTGTAGAAAATACTTCAAAAGAAGAAGATTGGCAAATTAGTGCTATAAAGAAAAAACTTACTGAAATAGATGTAGATGAAGAGTTTCATGAAGAAATACTTAATAAAGTAAATAGTATTGATGAGGAAAATGAATCAAATCATGAACAACTTTTAAGAAACTTTTTTGAAGGAAAAGGAGAAGTAGAAAGTGATAGTGATTCATATAAATATGAACTTTTAAGAAATATTTTTGAGGGAACATTTTTAGAGTGCAGTAAAGATATTTCTGGAAAGGTAGCATTAGTTGGTCCAACAGGCGTAGGGAAAACAACTACAATAGCAAAACTTGCAGGAAAACTTTCTCTTATAGATAAAAAAAATGTTGGCTTAATAACTGTTGATACATATAGAATAGGTGCAATAGAACAATTAAAAACTTATGCAGAAATAATGAATATACCCTTTGAAGTTGTAATAACTATAAAAGAAATGGAAGAGGCTATAGAATCCATGAAAGACTGTGATGTTATTCTTATTGATACTACAGGTAGAAGTAGCAAAAATACAATGCAGATATCAGAGCTTAGAGCATTTATTGAAAAAGCTAATCCAGATTATATAAGTATGGTTATTAGTGCAACAACGAAAAACAAAGATATAGTAAGTATATTAAATGGTTATTCGGAGCTTAATTATGATAATGTAATAATTACTAAATTAGATGAAACAACAGTATATGGATCATTATATAATATAATTAAGAGATCTAATAAACCTATTAAATATATAACCACAGGACAAAATGTACCTAATGATATAATAGCGCCAACTAAAAAAGAAATGGCTAGATTTATATTAGGGGAGGAAACCTTATGCTAG
- a CDS encoding MinD/ParA family protein, whose amino-acid sequence MLDQAEALRKLADESENITSKSSTKIITVTSGKGGVGKSNFVVNLGIALQNKGKKVLIFDADLGMGNDDVLMGIYPKYNIFDIIFTEKKIEDIIVLGPNGVSLLPGGSGLNKVDELQESERNLFLEKLESLNDFDYILMDTGAGINRSILSFMAVSEDLIILTTPEPTALTDAYSLIKAADHFKIKNNAMIVVNRVFDLSEGLQVYNKLERAVSKFLKLNLEYLGCITDDRKVLQSVRMQKPFVILYPTSEASQSINNIALKILGQDVKTSSGPRELFKKLFRMFS is encoded by the coding sequence ATGCTAGATCAAGCAGAAGCTTTAAGAAAACTTGCTGATGAAAGCGAAAATATTACTAGTAAATCAAGTACAAAAATAATTACAGTTACATCAGGAAAAGGTGGAGTAGGTAAAAGTAATTTTGTAGTTAATTTAGGAATTGCCTTACAGAATAAAGGTAAAAAAGTTTTGATTTTTGATGCTGATTTAGGTATGGGAAATGATGATGTCCTAATGGGAATTTATCCTAAGTATAATATATTTGATATTATATTTACTGAAAAAAAGATAGAGGATATAATTGTATTAGGACCAAATGGAGTAAGTTTATTACCAGGAGGATCTGGATTAAACAAAGTAGATGAATTACAAGAAAGTGAAAGAAATTTATTTTTAGAAAAATTAGAATCACTTAATGATTTTGATTATATACTTATGGATACTGGTGCTGGAATAAATAGAAGTATTTTATCTTTTATGGCAGTGTCAGAAGATTTAATAATACTTACCACACCAGAACCAACAGCTCTTACAGATGCATATAGCTTAATAAAAGCAGCAGATCATTTTAAGATAAAGAATAATGCAATGATTGTGGTAAATAGAGTTTTTGATTTATCAGAAGGATTACAAGTATATAATAAGCTTGAAAGGGCTGTAAGTAAATTTTTAAAATTAAATTTAGAATATTTAGGCTGTATTACAGATGATAGAAAAGTTCTTCAAAGTGTTAGAATGCAAAAGCCTTTTGTAATATTATATCCTACAAGTGAAGCATCTCAATCCATAAACAATATAGCATTAAAAATTTTAGGACAAGATGTGAAGACTTCAAGTGGACCTAGGGAATTATTTAAAAAATTATTTAGAATGTTTTCATAG
- a CDS encoding flagellar brake protein codes for MSKFILKVNDRVEILVENKAFKSLVQDIEEDFIKINIPVCDGEYLSLKINQKVELNSYLNGGKCFNFYCDVIERGKEDNIIYYKLSEPYNVKEIQRRDFVRVDFMNIIKFKKILESESEEEISFKDGLMIDLSGGGMRFKTKEKLEKYDNLLLEFTINDKLNYLKAQIIRLEITELNEYIYGVKFIGISEKQRDKVIGEIFNIMRKQRERL; via the coding sequence ATGTCAAAGTTTATATTAAAAGTCAATGATAGAGTAGAGATTTTAGTAGAGAATAAAGCTTTTAAAAGTTTAGTTCAAGATATTGAAGAAGATTTTATTAAGATAAACATTCCTGTATGTGATGGGGAATATTTATCTTTAAAAATAAATCAAAAGGTAGAGTTAAATTCTTATCTAAATGGTGGAAAATGCTTCAATTTTTATTGTGATGTTATAGAACGTGGAAAAGAAGATAATATAATTTATTATAAATTGAGTGAACCTTATAATGTAAAAGAAATACAAAGAAGAGATTTTGTAAGAGTAGATTTTATGAACATAATTAAGTTCAAAAAAATACTTGAATCAGAGTCTGAAGAAGAAATTAGTTTTAAAGATGGATTAATGATTGATTTAAGCGGTGGGGGAATGCGATTTAAAACTAAAGAAAAATTAGAAAAGTATGATAATCTACTATTAGAATTTACAATAAATGATAAGCTAAATTATTTAAAGGCACAGATAATACGCTTGGAAATAACAGAGTTAAATGAGTATATTTATGGAGTAAAATTTATTGGAATTAGTGAAAAACAAAGGGATAAAGTTATAGGTGAAATTTTTAATATAATGAGAAAACAAAGAGAACGATTATAA
- a CDS encoding FliA/WhiG family RNA polymerase sigma factor, with translation MCNLQDNNVKEQIVKDYIPLVKYIASRIMIGKNKYMEYEDLVSYGIIGLMDAISKYDPSKGMKFSSYASIRIKGAIIDQIRKNRPITKGAMDKLNRYNNAIESLQNKLLREPNILEIAEYLELSLEEVSQIENYINHISIVSLENIIFSDDEEVNLLGIIEDKNSPSPELELQEKEKLEVLSDAIKLLKEKEQLILNLYYYERLTLKQIGAILSVSESRVCQLHARSISNLREAMKKLHYID, from the coding sequence ATGTGCAATTTACAAGATAACAATGTAAAAGAACAAATAGTAAAAGATTATATCCCTTTAGTTAAATATATAGCTTCTAGGATCATGATAGGTAAGAATAAATATATGGAGTATGAAGACTTGGTTAGTTATGGGATAATAGGGCTTATGGATGCTATTAGTAAATATGATCCTAGTAAGGGAATGAAATTTTCATCATATGCTTCTATTAGAATAAAAGGAGCTATAATAGATCAAATACGAAAAAATAGACCAATAACTAAAGGCGCTATGGATAAATTAAATAGATATAATAATGCCATTGAATCATTACAAAATAAATTATTAAGAGAACCTAATATTTTAGAAATAGCAGAATATTTAGAGTTATCTTTAGAAGAGGTTTCACAAATAGAAAATTATATAAATCATATATCTATAGTATCTTTAGAAAATATAATTTTTTCTGATGATGAAGAAGTTAATCTTTTAGGAATAATAGAAGATAAGAATAGTCCTAGTCCAGAATTGGAATTGCAAGAAAAAGAGAAGTTGGAAGTATTATCAGATGCTATAAAACTTTTAAAAGAGAAAGAACAATTAATACTTAATCTATATTATTACGAAAGATTAACACTTAAACAAATAGGAGCTATATTATCAGTATCTGAATCAAGAGTATGTCAATTACATGCAAGATCTATTAGTAATTTAAGAGAAGCTATGAAAAAATTACATTACATTGATTAA
- a CDS encoding DUF6115 domain-containing protein, with translation MIPLILIAIGIFLIVHNYKKINKTTSSFEFTLNEKKADLDDYKLELGLLRKDIGESLTELQQEITNIKINMNMVNDTEKEYDNILDSDISNIKFDVEEKIATKKEIDIKNDIDVEEHIGEDIDKKQKKNKEVDSGVISEINFKNTEVFDKSINNEQTILNESDNSQEFHNEDEREFISKSNGKKVSGESNKQHTISNLIKQGLTDEEICKALSVSKGEVLLVRNLFKN, from the coding sequence ATGATACCATTAATATTAATTGCAATTGGGATTTTTTTAATTGTACATAATTATAAAAAGATTAATAAAACAACATCGTCGTTTGAGTTTACTTTAAATGAAAAAAAGGCAGATTTAGATGATTATAAATTAGAACTTGGACTTTTAAGAAAAGATATAGGTGAAAGTCTTACAGAACTTCAACAAGAGATTACAAATATAAAAATAAATATGAATATGGTTAATGATACTGAAAAAGAGTACGATAATATATTGGATAGTGATATTAGTAATATAAAATTTGATGTAGAGGAAAAGATTGCTACTAAAAAAGAAATAGATATTAAAAATGATATTGATGTTGAAGAACATATTGGAGAAGATATTGATAAAAAACAAAAGAAGAATAAAGAAGTAGATAGTGGAGTTATCTCAGAAATAAATTTTAAAAACACAGAGGTATTTGATAAATCAATAAATAATGAACAAACAATACTTAATGAAAGTGATAATTCTCAAGAATTTCATAATGAAGATGAAAGAGAATTTATTTCTAAATCTAATGGTAAAAAGGTATCAGGTGAATCTAATAAGCAACATACAATATCTAATTTAATAAAGCAAGGCTTAACAGATGAAGAGATATGCAAAGCGTTAAGCGTTAGTAAGGGGGAAGTATTATTAGTAAGAAATTTATTCAAAAACTAA
- a CDS encoding flagellar hook-basal body complex protein: MIRGFYTAVSGLITLENEQQTVTNNIVNVNNNGYKKNTLTKQSFEDVMLTNRQNKVGDRHVPNKLGTLNLGVKVNDVSTIYTQGGFKATDSYTDFGIDGRGFFTVQRGNERLFTRSGDFKIDQQGYLITGNGDHVLGKNNRTGAEEPIHVGTDIFSLDGNNNIQNATGDSTYTLLTADFEDYKSLEKVGDNYYKSNNPTYNSVVNIRQNVLETSNVNPTEELVKLMEIKRQFETNQKFVSMQDETVRKAANEIGSIR; this comes from the coding sequence GTGATAAGAGGTTTTTATACTGCTGTATCAGGATTGATAACATTAGAAAATGAACAACAAACTGTTACTAATAATATTGTTAATGTTAATAATAATGGTTATAAAAAAAATACATTAACAAAGCAAAGTTTTGAAGATGTTATGTTAACAAATAGACAAAATAAAGTTGGTGACAGACATGTTCCTAATAAACTTGGAACTTTAAATTTAGGAGTTAAAGTTAATGATGTAAGTACTATATATACTCAAGGAGGTTTTAAAGCTACTGACAGTTATACTGACTTTGGTATTGATGGAAGAGGCTTTTTTACTGTACAAAGAGGAAATGAACGTTTATTTACAAGAAGTGGTGATTTTAAAATAGATCAGCAAGGCTATTTAATAACTGGAAATGGAGATCATGTATTAGGAAAAAATAATAGAACGGGTGCAGAAGAGCCTATACATGTAGGAACAGATATATTTTCGCTAGATGGTAATAATAATATTCAAAATGCCACAGGAGATTCAACATATACTCTATTAACTGCAGATTTTGAAGATTATAAATCTTTAGAGAAAGTTGGAGATAATTATTATAAATCTAATAATCCTACATATAATTCAGTAGTTAATATAAGACAAAATGTTCTTGAAACTTCAAATGTTAATCCAACAGAAGAGTTAGTAAAACTTATGGAAATAAAACGTCAGTTTGAAACTAACCAAAAATTTGTTAGTATGCAAGATGAAACTGTTAGAAAAGCTGCAAATGAAATTGGTTCAATAAGATAG
- a CDS encoding flagellar basal-body rod protein FlgG, protein MFNIFSTAKSGMNAYQEKLDYLSNDLVNVSTTGYKATDVQFSDLLTESLDRKGTPLVNKDAINGTGVKLGMDYRKDTQGNLITTGVKTDMAIDGKGYIASVQNNGTIGYTRDGNLKIDSDGVLVDARGNKIYIQYEGGMSEGNPKLSSEDISIDKEGGISTKVDGEYVKVGQIPVFTAVGDKAFIPIGNNYFVAADDAQIALSNDYSIEQGMLEGSNVDTSEIFTDIISTQRAFQLSSKGITAADEVWGMINNMRK, encoded by the coding sequence ATGTTTAATATATTTTCAACTGCAAAAAGTGGTATGAATGCATATCAAGAAAAATTAGATTATCTTTCAAATGATTTAGTAAATGTATCAACAACTGGATATAAAGCTACAGATGTTCAATTTAGTGACCTTTTAACTGAATCATTAGATAGAAAAGGAACTCCTCTTGTAAATAAAGACGCTATTAATGGTACTGGTGTTAAATTGGGAATGGATTATAGAAAAGATACTCAAGGAAATCTTATAACTACAGGAGTTAAAACTGATATGGCAATAGATGGAAAAGGATACATTGCATCAGTTCAAAATAATGGTACTATAGGTTACACTAGAGATGGAAATCTAAAAATTGATAGTGATGGTGTATTAGTTGATGCTAGGGGTAATAAAATATATATACAATATGAAGGTGGTATGTCAGAAGGTAATCCTAAATTATCTAGTGAAGATATTTCAATAGATAAAGAGGGTGGAATATCAACAAAAGTTGATGGTGAATATGTTAAAGTAGGACAAATACCAGTATTTACTGCTGTTGGAGACAAGGCATTTATCCCTATAGGAAACAACTATTTTGTAGCAGCAGATGATGCACAAATAGCTTTGAGTAATGATTATAGTATTGAACAAGGTATGTTAGAGGGATCAAATGTAGATACTTCTGAAATATTTACAGATATAATAAGTACTCAAAGAGCATTCCAATTAAGTTCTAAGGGTATAACAGCTGCTGATGAAGTTTGGGGAATGATAAATAACATGAGAAAATAA
- a CDS encoding putative manganese-dependent inorganic diphosphatase encodes MKNIVYVTGHKNPDSDSICAAYGYAALKNKVGNFEAIPVRLGNVNQETQFILDYFKVEAPKYLETVKLKVEDLKIDNLEPISPTFPLRGAWNIMRDNHLKALPVGDENGRLLGLLSISNLTSAYMDIWDNNILAKSNTSIENIIEALDAKAIYIDEYVRTFPGKITVTAMQPESLREIIAKGDIAIVGDRHDVQEELLNIGISLMIITGSNNLPSELIFKARENGVTVISTPHDSFTASRLIVQSIPVEYVMAKENLVSFSIDDLVDDIKGTMAETRFHSYPVTNAEGKVIGTISRYHLISDHKKKVIQVDHNEKGQSVNGLEDAEIIEIIDHHRVADIQTSNPIYFRNEPIGSTSSIVAKCYFENNIEPSREVAGLLCGAIISDTLLFRSPTCTEQDKVICLRLAEIAGINVDDFAKEMFKAGTSLKGKSVSEIFNQDFKPFNIGDSKIGIAQVNTMDIDGFMPLKDEMLSYMTRQTEEKNFDVVMLLLTDILNEGSQILVAGPNPQIVERAFKIELKDSMEFLPGVLSRKKQVVPPLTSTLLAK; translated from the coding sequence TTGAAAAATATAGTTTATGTAACTGGACATAAAAATCCTGATTCAGATTCAATTTGTGCTGCTTATGGATATGCAGCTTTAAAAAATAAAGTTGGTAATTTTGAAGCTATACCTGTTAGATTAGGTAATGTAAATCAAGAAACTCAATTTATACTAGATTATTTTAAAGTTGAAGCACCTAAATATTTAGAAACAGTAAAACTTAAAGTAGAAGATTTAAAAATAGATAATCTTGAACCAATTTCACCAACATTTCCATTAAGAGGTGCTTGGAATATAATGAGAGATAATCATCTTAAAGCTTTACCTGTAGGTGATGAAAACGGTAGATTATTAGGACTTCTATCTATTTCTAACTTAACATCAGCTTATATGGATATTTGGGATAATAACATATTAGCTAAAAGTAATACTTCTATAGAAAATATAATAGAAGCTCTTGATGCTAAGGCAATATACATAGATGAATATGTTAGAACATTTCCTGGAAAAATAACTGTAACTGCAATGCAACCTGAAAGTTTAAGAGAAATAATAGCCAAAGGTGATATTGCAATAGTTGGAGATAGACATGATGTTCAAGAAGAACTATTAAATATAGGAATATCTTTAATGATCATCACTGGTTCTAATAATTTACCATCAGAATTAATATTTAAAGCTAGAGAAAATGGAGTTACTGTTATAAGTACACCTCATGATTCATTTACTGCTTCAAGATTAATAGTCCAAAGTATTCCTGTTGAATATGTAATGGCTAAAGAAAATTTAGTATCATTCTCTATTGATGATTTAGTAGATGATATCAAAGGAACTATGGCTGAAACTAGATTCCATTCATACCCTGTTACTAATGCTGAAGGTAAAGTAATTGGTACAATTTCAAGATACCATCTTATTTCAGATCATAAGAAAAAAGTTATTCAAGTTGACCACAATGAAAAAGGTCAATCAGTTAACGGTTTAGAAGATGCTGAAATAATAGAAATAATAGATCATCATAGAGTTGCTGACATTCAAACAAGCAATCCTATATACTTTAGAAATGAGCCAATAGGTAGTACTTCAAGTATAGTTGCTAAGTGTTATTTTGAAAATAATATTGAACCTTCTAGAGAAGTTGCTGGACTTTTATGTGGAGCGATTATTTCAGATACTTTATTATTTAGAAGTCCAACTTGTACTGAACAAGACAAAGTTATTTGTCTTAGATTAGCTGAAATAGCTGGAATAAATGTTGATGATTTTGCTAAAGAAATGTTTAAAGCAGGGACTTCTTTAAAAGGAAAATCTGTTTCTGAAATATTTAATCAAGATTTCAAACCTTTCAATATAGGAGATTCTAAAATAGGTATCGCTCAAGTTAATACAATGGATATAGATGGATTTATGCCATTAAAAGATGAAATGTTATCTTATATGACTAGACAAACTGAAGAAAAGAATTTTGATGTAGTTATGTTACTTTTAACTGATATCTTAAATGAAGGCTCTCAAATTTTAGTTGCTGGACCAAATCCACAAATAGTTGAAAGAGCATTCAAAATAGAATTAAAAGATTCTATGGAATTTTTACCTGGAGTATTATCAAGAAAGAAACAAGTAGTACCACCTCTAACTTCAACATTATTAGCAAAATAA